A genomic stretch from Deltaproteobacteria bacterium includes:
- a CDS encoding geranylgeranyl reductase family protein, whose product MPEVDVLIAGAGPAGSSAAYFLARAGLRPLLLDQSRFPRDKVCGDGLTPRSTRMIERLGLREKIEGKYRRITSVRMISPFGTLAELEMPKECFGGQGFVVPRYELDSMLLQNALDAGARLQSGCRVTGVRREDGKIICTAEGGDEYAAKVLVAADGANSIIRRKLKLDKRTAKHGAWAIRAYYSGVAPDSAGAFEISWDKQLLPAYGWLFPLEGGRANVGLGIREDYLKESGRKLPDLFDDFVKLNPRMQVELKNATCEGKPRGHYLPFGSYYDPFTADRVIFAGDAAGFIHPLTGEGIEYALESGEAAAGMILTVHGAGGNYTKKELDPYGKECMRRFGHTMSMGYRMQRMFRFPRLVERSMKLAVENEEIRNQFASVLIGDGRGLPLSLYRKVILGF is encoded by the coding sequence ATGCCTGAAGTGGATGTGCTGATTGCCGGTGCCGGTCCTGCTGGCAGCTCGGCAGCGTACTTTCTGGCGAGGGCCGGATTGCGCCCGCTCCTGCTGGATCAGTCCCGCTTTCCCCGTGACAAGGTGTGTGGCGATGGCCTCACGCCGCGTTCGACACGGATGATCGAGCGGCTCGGGCTACGCGAGAAAATCGAGGGGAAATACCGCCGCATTACCTCCGTCCGGATGATTTCCCCATTTGGTACGTTGGCCGAACTGGAGATGCCGAAGGAGTGCTTTGGCGGGCAGGGTTTCGTGGTTCCCCGCTACGAACTGGACAGCATGCTTCTCCAGAACGCGCTTGATGCCGGCGCCAGGCTCCAGTCGGGTTGCCGCGTGACCGGAGTCCGGCGCGAGGATGGCAAGATCATTTGTACAGCCGAGGGCGGGGATGAATACGCCGCAAAGGTGCTGGTTGCAGCCGACGGGGCGAACTCCATCATCCGCCGCAAGCTGAAACTGGACAAGAGGACAGCGAAGCATGGGGCCTGGGCGATCCGGGCGTACTACTCGGGGGTCGCGCCCGATTCGGCGGGGGCGTTCGAAATATCCTGGGACAAGCAGCTTCTGCCGGCCTACGGCTGGCTGTTTCCGCTGGAGGGCGGCCGGGCGAATGTCGGGCTCGGTATCCGTGAGGACTATCTGAAGGAGTCGGGTCGCAAGCTCCCGGACTTGTTCGACGACTTCGTGAAGCTCAATCCCCGCATGCAGGTGGAACTGAAGAACGCCACCTGTGAGGGGAAGCCTCGCGGACACTATCTCCCGTTCGGATCCTACTACGACCCGTTCACCGCCGACCGGGTGATCTTTGCGGGCGATGCGGCGGGATTCATTCACCCGCTCACGGGTGAGGGGATCGAATACGCTCTGGAGTCCGGCGAGGCGGCCGCCGGGATGATCCTGACGGTACACGGAGCCGGGGGAAACTACACAAAGAAGGAGCTTGATCCTTACGGGAAGGAATGCATGCGCCGGTTTGGCCATACCATGTCCATGGGCTACCGGATGCAGCGGATGTTCCGCTTCCCGCGACTGGTTGAACGAAGCATGAAGCTGGCCGTCGAGAACGAGGAAATCCGGAACCAGTTCGCCAGCGTCCTGATCGGCGACGGACGGGGCCTTCCGCTCAGTCTGTACCGGAAGGTGATTCTGGGATTTTAG
- a CDS encoding histidine phosphatase family protein has product MRIYWIRHGEMESARLRDQFRTTKGGPDLALLNRVLGQEEEGPLSGKGRREAEAAAQVLARRPIKSVWSSTMIRARETAEALAGITGHKITVTDDLREVRAGKLSEDELTWRFIRGVTGAPLLPDRVKVLVLGATVIPTMYYRWERGLTRGGETPAEFHARLTRAVSGIIKSHDPGDSIAVFCHGYVITYLADRFCRTGPPVRVTRYVRNGSITTTDVRPDGSLVLREFAAARHLKVG; this is encoded by the coding sequence TTGCGTATCTACTGGATCCGGCATGGTGAGATGGAATCGGCGCGGCTGCGTGACCAGTTTCGCACAACAAAAGGAGGCCCAGACCTTGCCCTCCTGAACCGGGTGCTGGGACAGGAGGAAGAGGGCCCGCTTTCGGGAAAGGGCCGCCGGGAGGCCGAGGCCGCCGCCCAGGTGCTGGCCCGCCGACCGATCAAGTCGGTCTGGTCTTCCACGATGATTCGCGCCCGCGAGACGGCCGAGGCGCTGGCGGGCATTACCGGCCATAAAATCACGGTCACCGATGACCTACGGGAGGTGCGTGCGGGGAAACTCTCGGAGGACGAACTGACCTGGCGGTTTATCCGTGGGGTGACGGGTGCACCGCTTTTGCCGGATAGAGTAAAGGTTCTTGTGCTCGGCGCGACAGTTATTCCCACCATGTATTACCGGTGGGAGCGGGGCCTTACCCGCGGCGGAGAGACTCCTGCGGAGTTCCACGCACGCCTCACCCGTGCGGTCAGCGGCATCATCAAAAGTCACGATCCTGGCGATTCAATAGCGGTATTCTGTCATGGATATGTCATCACCTATCTGGCCGACCGGTTCTGCCGGACCGGGCCGCCGGTGCGTGTTACCCGGTACGTCCGGAACGGCTCTATCACCACTACCGACGTGCGCCCCGATGGGTCGCTTGTTCTGAGGGAGTTCGCCGCTGCCCGGCATCTTAAGGTAGGGTGA
- the accC gene encoding acetyl-CoA carboxylase biotin carboxylase subunit, producing the protein MSTKKIKKLLVANRGEIAIRVIRAARDLGIPTVAVYSDIDRTALHVRMADEAYHIGPTESAQSYLRADKLIDVMKKSGANAVHPGYGFLSERTHFSRAVIDAGYIWVGPPPDAIDAMGSKTAARQQATKGGVPVVPGDKEPIRDATDARKTAKTVGYPIMVKAVNGGGGKGMRVVRSDAELDGALALAQNEAQAFFGDSSVYIEKYIENPRHIEIQIIFDEHGNGVHLFERECSLQRRHQKVVEECPSPFVRPDVAAKMGEDALKAGRAVGYTNAGTVEFIMDANQNYYFLEMNTRIQVEHPVTEMVTGVDLVKTQLLVAQGEKLPFRQSDIVKRGHAIECRICAEDPANNYMPSPGLITHLQNPEGPGVRVDSGVYEGWEVPMSYDPMIAKLITWGSDRREATQRMRRALLEYKIGGITTNIPFHLALLEHPDFGTAAFDTHWLDNKFKFQAQPAPSDEMPLALAAAALARKDSAVPAAQPDGGSSGSMWKIVGREAQLRRL; encoded by the coding sequence ATGAGCACCAAGAAAATAAAGAAACTGCTGGTCGCCAATCGCGGCGAGATTGCCATTCGCGTCATCCGGGCGGCGCGGGATCTTGGTATCCCCACGGTAGCGGTCTATTCCGATATCGACAGGACCGCCCTCCATGTGCGCATGGCCGACGAGGCGTACCACATCGGTCCCACCGAGAGCGCCCAGAGCTACCTCAGAGCGGACAAACTGATTGACGTAATGAAAAAGTCGGGCGCGAATGCCGTTCACCCCGGCTACGGCTTCCTTTCGGAGCGGACCCACTTTTCCCGCGCCGTGATCGACGCCGGGTACATATGGGTCGGCCCCCCACCAGATGCCATCGATGCCATGGGTTCCAAGACGGCCGCCCGCCAGCAGGCGACCAAGGGTGGCGTGCCGGTGGTTCCGGGAGACAAGGAGCCTATTCGCGATGCTACCGATGCCCGCAAGACTGCCAAGACCGTCGGCTATCCGATCATGGTCAAGGCCGTAAACGGCGGCGGCGGCAAGGGGATGCGTGTCGTACGATCTGACGCCGAACTGGACGGCGCATTGGCGCTCGCCCAGAACGAGGCCCAGGCATTTTTCGGCGACAGCTCAGTGTATATCGAAAAGTACATTGAAAACCCCCGCCACATCGAAATCCAGATCATTTTCGACGAACATGGGAATGGCGTTCACCTGTTTGAGCGCGAGTGTTCCCTCCAGCGGCGCCACCAGAAGGTTGTCGAGGAGTGCCCCTCTCCGTTTGTCCGGCCCGATGTGGCCGCCAAAATGGGCGAAGACGCCCTCAAGGCCGGCCGCGCCGTTGGCTACACGAATGCCGGGACGGTCGAGTTCATCATGGACGCGAACCAGAACTACTACTTCCTGGAGATGAATACCCGCATCCAGGTCGAGCACCCCGTGACCGAAATGGTGACGGGGGTCGATCTGGTGAAAACGCAGCTTCTGGTTGCCCAAGGCGAAAAATTGCCGTTCAGGCAATCCGATATCGTCAAGCGCGGGCACGCCATTGAGTGCCGTATCTGCGCCGAGGATCCCGCAAACAACTACATGCCGTCACCAGGCCTCATTACCCACCTCCAGAATCCGGAGGGTCCCGGTGTCCGGGTGGACAGCGGTGTCTATGAAGGGTGGGAAGTCCCCATGTCCTACGACCCGATGATCGCCAAGCTCATCACCTGGGGCAGCGACCGCCGGGAAGCCACCCAGCGCATGCGCCGGGCCCTGCTCGAGTATAAGATCGGCGGCATCACGACCAACATTCCCTTCCACCTGGCGCTGCTGGAGCATCCCGATTTCGGCACCGCCGCCTTCGATACGCACTGGCTGGACAACAAGTTCAAATTCCAGGCCCAGCCGGCGCCAAGCGACGAAATGCCCCTCGCCCTCGCCGCCGCGGCCCTTGCGCGCAAGGATTCAGCCGTACCCGCAGCACAGCCTGATGGGGGCTCCAGCGGGAGCATGTGGAAGATCGTAGGGCGCGAGGCCCAGCTCCGCCGGCTCTAG
- a CDS encoding GNAT family N-acetyltransferase — MPPDLSPHPKTVSALQAVERIQPGERVYLATGAAVPGAIVQAIVESPRLAPDIEVVQLFTLGDAPYLGRPGLRSSVFFVARNSRDAVNSQATSFFPAHLSELPALMRHGPLAPDVVAVSVTPPDPHGFVSLGPSVDLSLAAMEPARLIIGQVNRFLPRTRGAALLPVQRFHLLVAADAPLPEYQEQSDPRIVADARKIGAILADLVPKEATIQCGIGSWIGHSLRMLASHKSLSIHTELFSDGLTSLVTAGTAVSGTASFAIGSAELYRFIGTPDGPEFEPSDDVCSPKRIAAIPKMTSINTALEIDLTGQVCADSLGGYFYSGPGGFSDFQRGAALSPGGCPIIALRSTAIGGRHSRIVPSLAAGAGLAAARADIHWIVTEWGAANLHGKSIRDRALALTELAHPDFRRELMNTARERRLVYVKDQLPAGTERRYPHELIEKVLLKDGSTVRIRPLRQSDEERLRELFYSGSENSIYRRFHTALRSFPSDRLRLFFDQDYHSRLSLGVYETEDSDEALIGLASYALDRKSRFAEMAVLVRDDRQKLGLGPILTERLIRIARSKGFKGLTAYIQADNRPMMRLVETSGLPFRKELSSGIYEVWMPFAPEPPAKETRG; from the coding sequence ATGCCACCCGATCTTTCACCCCATCCCAAGACCGTCTCCGCCCTGCAGGCGGTGGAGCGCATCCAGCCGGGCGAACGGGTCTACCTGGCCACGGGGGCGGCCGTGCCGGGGGCTATCGTGCAAGCCATCGTCGAAAGTCCCCGTCTCGCACCGGATATCGAAGTGGTTCAGCTCTTTACGCTTGGCGATGCTCCCTACCTAGGACGTCCCGGCCTCCGGTCGTCGGTTTTCTTTGTTGCCAGGAACAGCCGGGATGCAGTGAACAGCCAGGCTACATCTTTTTTCCCGGCACATCTTTCGGAACTGCCCGCCCTCATGCGCCACGGGCCGCTGGCCCCGGACGTGGTGGCCGTCTCGGTGACACCGCCCGACCCGCACGGTTTCGTCTCGCTCGGACCGTCGGTGGATCTCTCGCTTGCCGCCATGGAACCGGCCCGCCTCATCATCGGTCAGGTCAACCGCTTCCTGCCCCGTACCCGCGGCGCGGCGCTACTACCGGTACAGAGGTTTCACCTGCTGGTGGCGGCCGATGCTCCCCTCCCCGAGTACCAGGAACAGAGCGATCCCCGAATTGTCGCCGATGCCCGGAAGATTGGCGCGATCCTGGCTGACCTTGTACCCAAAGAGGCGACTATCCAGTGTGGCATCGGAAGCTGGATCGGCCATTCACTGAGAATGCTCGCCTCACATAAGAGCCTGTCCATCCACACGGAGCTGTTCTCTGACGGGCTCACGTCACTAGTCACGGCGGGAACCGCCGTGTCAGGAACCGCCAGTTTCGCCATCGGCTCGGCAGAACTGTACCGGTTCATCGGAACTCCGGACGGACCGGAGTTCGAGCCGTCGGATGATGTGTGCAGTCCGAAACGGATTGCCGCAATACCGAAAATGACCAGCATCAATACGGCTCTCGAAATCGATCTCACCGGCCAGGTCTGTGCCGACTCCCTTGGTGGATACTTCTATTCCGGTCCTGGCGGATTTTCCGATTTTCAGCGGGGAGCGGCCCTTTCCCCCGGCGGCTGCCCGATCATTGCCCTGAGGTCCACTGCCATCGGCGGCCGTCACAGCCGGATCGTACCGTCGCTGGCCGCTGGCGCAGGTCTCGCCGCCGCACGTGCCGATATCCACTGGATCGTGACCGAGTGGGGTGCAGCCAATCTGCACGGAAAAAGCATCCGCGACCGGGCCCTGGCACTTACCGAACTGGCCCATCCCGACTTCCGCCGCGAGCTGATGAACACCGCCCGCGAGCGGCGGCTGGTTTATGTCAAGGACCAGCTCCCGGCCGGTACCGAACGACGCTATCCGCACGAGCTGATCGAGAAAGTCCTCCTGAAGGACGGCAGCACGGTGCGGATCCGTCCCCTCCGCCAGTCGGACGAGGAACGGCTGCGCGAACTTTTCTATTCTGGCTCCGAAAACTCCATATACCGCCGCTTCCACACCGCCCTACGTTCGTTTCCCAGTGACCGGCTGAGGCTGTTCTTCGACCAGGACTATCACAGCCGCCTGAGCCTTGGTGTGTATGAGACTGAAGACTCCGACGAAGCCCTCATCGGACTTGCCAGCTACGCCCTCGACCGCAAATCCCGTTTTGCCGAGATGGCCGTGCTGGTCCGTGACGACCGGCAGAAGCTGGGACTGGGTCCGATTCTCACCGAACGGCTCATCCGGATAGCCCGAAGCAAGGGATTCAAGGGACTCACCGCCTATATCCAAGCCGATAACCGGCCGATGATGCGTCTTGTGGAAACCTCCGGCCTGCCTTTCCGCAAGGAACTCAGCAGCGGTATCTATGAAGTCTGGATGCCATTCGCGCCGGAGCCGCCGGCAAAGGAGACACGCGGCTGA
- a CDS encoding biotin/lipoyl-binding protein, which translates to MQLQIEWNGKPVTVQLRPRDNGTWEMESGGKMFAVDVRAITRNLYHLILDGRSYDVQVTSSGSEVILSRRGGNITLKTPDERKWSGSAAGGGASDGTIAAPMPGKVVKYHIKVGDTVQAGQGVVIVEAMKMQNELKSPVNGKVVKLGPAEGTAVESGILLIQIEPDSASSPS; encoded by the coding sequence ATGCAACTGCAGATCGAATGGAACGGCAAACCGGTCACCGTACAGCTCCGGCCAAGGGACAACGGCACATGGGAAATGGAAAGCGGCGGCAAGATGTTCGCCGTGGATGTCCGCGCGATCACCCGCAACCTTTATCACCTCATCCTTGATGGCCGCAGCTACGACGTTCAGGTGACCAGTTCCGGATCCGAAGTGATCCTGAGCCGCCGGGGCGGGAATATCACCCTCAAGACACCAGACGAACGCAAATGGTCCGGGTCGGCTGCCGGTGGCGGCGCATCGGACGGCACCATAGCCGCCCCCATGCCCGGCAAGGTCGTGAAGTATCACATAAAGGTTGGCGATACAGTTCAGGCCGGACAGGGTGTTGTCATCGTCGAAGCAATGAAGATGCAGAACGAACTGAAAAGCCCTGTGAATGGCAAGGTCGTGAAACTGGGCCCCGCCGAGGGAACCGCCGTCGAATCGGGTATTCTGCTGATTCAGATTGAGCCGGACTCTGCATCCAGTCCCTCCTAA
- a CDS encoding acyl-CoA carboxylase subunit beta: MEAKLKLLREREALAEAGGGKDRIEKQHKAGKLTARERIEFFFDPGTFVELDKFVVHNCSDFGLDKEKYYGDGVITGYGLVNGRLTYAFSQDFTVFGGSLSGAFARKVCKIMDLAMQNGAPFVGLNDSGGARIQEGVDSLGGYGDIFTRNVHASGVVPQISAIMGPCAGGAVYSPAMTDFILMTAKSAYMFVTGPDVIKTVTHEEVTKEDLGGARAHSTRSGVCHLTAPDDKQLLALIRELLSYMPQNNREDPPVKPTRDDPSRATTEISQIVPDEANIPYDMKQIIRAVVDDGEFLEIQPDYAQNIIVGFARVNGRPIGITANQPDHQAGVLDINCSIKGARFVRFCDAFNIPLVTFVDVPGFLPGTTQEYGGIIKHGAKLLYAFIEATVPKITIITRKSYGGAYVVMASKHSLADVNYAYPTAEIAVMGSDGAVNIIFRDELKNAKDPVAEKNRLVEDYKDKFASPYKAAEKGFIDEIIHPADTRKKIAQALEMLKNKVRVNPPKKHGNIPL; encoded by the coding sequence ATGGAAGCGAAACTGAAACTCCTGCGCGAGCGCGAGGCTTTGGCCGAGGCCGGCGGCGGCAAGGATCGGATCGAGAAGCAGCACAAAGCCGGGAAGCTGACAGCCCGGGAACGGATCGAGTTTTTCTTCGATCCCGGTACCTTCGTCGAACTGGACAAGTTCGTCGTCCATAACTGTTCGGATTTCGGCCTCGACAAGGAAAAATACTACGGCGATGGCGTCATCACTGGCTACGGCCTCGTGAACGGCCGGCTAACCTATGCTTTTTCCCAGGATTTCACCGTATTCGGAGGCTCACTCTCCGGTGCCTTTGCCCGCAAGGTCTGCAAGATTATGGACCTCGCCATGCAGAATGGCGCCCCTTTTGTGGGCCTCAACGATTCGGGCGGCGCCCGCATCCAGGAGGGAGTTGATTCGCTTGGCGGATATGGCGATATCTTCACCCGGAACGTCCACGCCTCGGGCGTCGTTCCCCAGATCAGCGCCATCATGGGTCCCTGCGCCGGCGGTGCGGTCTACAGCCCGGCTATGACCGATTTCATCCTGATGACGGCCAAGTCGGCCTATATGTTCGTGACCGGCCCGGATGTCATCAAGACGGTAACTCATGAGGAAGTCACCAAGGAGGATCTCGGCGGCGCGCGCGCCCATTCGACACGCTCAGGCGTCTGCCACCTGACGGCGCCGGACGACAAACAGCTTCTCGCCCTGATCCGCGAACTGCTATCCTACATGCCTCAGAACAACCGCGAGGACCCGCCGGTAAAGCCCACCCGTGATGACCCCAGCCGGGCAACGACGGAAATCAGCCAGATCGTGCCAGATGAGGCGAATATCCCCTACGACATGAAGCAGATCATCCGGGCGGTGGTTGACGACGGCGAGTTTCTGGAAATCCAACCGGACTATGCCCAGAATATCATCGTCGGCTTCGCCCGCGTGAATGGCCGACCGATCGGAATCACTGCCAACCAGCCCGATCATCAGGCAGGCGTCCTCGATATCAACTGCTCGATCAAGGGAGCGCGGTTCGTCCGGTTCTGCGACGCGTTCAACATCCCTCTCGTCACTTTTGTGGACGTCCCCGGCTTCCTGCCCGGCACTACCCAGGAATACGGCGGAATCATCAAGCACGGAGCCAAGCTCCTGTATGCCTTTATCGAGGCCACGGTACCCAAGATCACCATCATCACCCGCAAGTCTTATGGCGGTGCGTACGTCGTGATGGCCTCAAAGCACTCGCTTGCCGACGTAAACTATGCCTACCCGACGGCCGAAATCGCCGTGATGGGGTCGGACGGCGCTGTGAACATCATCTTCCGTGACGAGCTGAAGAACGCCAAGGACCCTGTTGCCGAAAAGAACCGGCTGGTGGAGGACTACAAAGATAAGTTTGCCAGCCCCTACAAAGCAGCTGAGAAGGGCTTCATCGACGAGATCATCCATCCGGCCGACACGCGCAAGAAGATTGCCCAGGCGCTTGAGATGCTGAAGAACAAGGTGCGCGTCAATCCTCCCAAGAAGCACGGGAACATCCCGCTCTGA